The sequence attaataaatatttcatttaacttttttctttgttttccagTAAGTGTTTAATTTCAAAATGTAAGAGTATACTATTCATATTTTTTCCATTGTCTCTATtcaatatttttgtttaatatttggataaaataattaataatattttaaatgtaaGTTTTCTTGCCTTCTTAATATGTGTTTTGGCAACTttcaattgaaaatcaattttaaaatagaatgacaattttgtagttatgataaaattgaaggtttatttgtaagaaacaatagggccggatggccctattggtgattgaaacttaaattttgtccacaaaatttaaaacatcaatatttggccatcttttatgtgctctacctaatttaccctttaacccaatagatccaacaactttctttgacccggatccagatttagggattaacccatgccttgtctaccccccagacccccgaccccccccacccccccaagccaaaaaaaaaaaaaaaaaaatttacttcccctgcttgtctaccccccagacccccgaccccaagccaaaaaaaaaaaaaaaaatttacttcctctgccttgtctaccccccagaccccagacccccgaccccacccacccccccaccaccacccacccccaagccaaattttttttttttttttacttcccctgccttgtctacccccccagacccccgactccacccaccccccacccacccacccaccccccccaccacccacccccaagccaaatttttttttttatttcccctgccttgtctaccccccagacccccgaccccacccacccccccaccacccaccccaagccaaaattttttattttttttttacttcccctgccttgtctaccccccagacccccaaccccacccacccccccacccaccccatgccaataattttttttttttttactcccactgccctgcctaccccctgacccccgaccctacccccccacccacccccaagccaaaaggaactttttaaacacttcccctagggtttagatattccatttagggtttagattatccatttagggtttagatgttccatttagggtttagattatccatttagggtttaaatgttccatttagggtttagatgatgctgttgtttctatatttgttctgcatgtttggcacttatggcactattagtgccataagtgctaaaaagaccattttactttattttattttggattttcgttggcacttatggaactattagtgccataagtgccataaaataaaataataaagaaaaattttttggcttgggggtgggtggggtcgggggtctggggggtagacagggcagggggagtaaaaaaaaaatttcgttggcacttatggcactattagtgccataagtgccataaaataaaataataaagtaaaagtttttggcttgggggtgggtggggtgggtggggtcgggggtctggggggtagacagggcagggggagtaaaaaaaaaatttcgttggcacttatggcactattagtgccataagtgccaagttggcacttatggcactaatagtgccataagtgcctaacccgacccgcgtgcctgatcctacccggcacgcgacccgcgctcctgaccctacccagtccgcccaattaagggcaaaaacgtcccaaagctataaaaatggccaaaatttatgttttttcaatgtgtggccataaattgtgttttatgcttcattttggctacttcaaaattttactctatttgtaaactatattttttctttttatttcctttatatttaacaaaaataatatttttctttataagCTCAAGTTGACATAAAAGTAAATGAACATGAATACCACTTTATTTTAACCAATTGAAAACctaatttgcaaaaataggttCAATTTCAGAAAAATTCAACATTTCAGAAAATCATTTACCAAACCTTAAATGACCAAATACTTCTACGTCAAGTTCAATATtcacaaataaatttaaatcaacTACTAAAAGACTTCACGGGATAAAAACAAGTTTATGCTCAAAACGATTCAAaggaatttaataattataaagtcTAACGTTCAAGGCAGAAATAAGCACAAAATAAACTTCGCCACACCCATTCCGCCACGCCACTCCAAACTCAGTGGTGAGCACAAAAAGAGTACTCAGTGGTGGGAAACAATAAGGAAAATGATTTATCCAAATGTGTATTAGATTGTGGAAAGTGATACTCATTCACAACCTGCCTCACCAGCACAGCATAAACAACACCGTTGCCTCATCGGCAAGCAATCCAACCTCACATGCATGGAATCATTCTCAACATTGCCTTGCAGGCAAACAATCCAGCCTCACTGGCATGAATCACAATCAATATTGCCTCACAGGCAAACAATCCAACCCCACTGGCATGGAACAAAATCAATATTGCCTCACTGGCAAAAAACCATCCCAAAGATGTGGTAATCGCTATccaaacaaaaacacaaaaacgATCAAGCGCACCTGTGAGAGGAAAAGtaaccaaaacaaaaagaaaaagaaacatgaAAAAGAGAGTAACACAAACAATCGCCTAAAgcctccccggcaacggcgccaaaatttgttTCGACCAAACGAACACCTCAGGTCGCCCGCGATAGTACGAGGTCATCCTAGGGTGGCAAGTCAACCTAAGTCGTattctcaaggaaggctaaaaaGGGTTTGGTTCATGCTACGCACATAAAACGagaaaataaacctaaacactctaaacaTAGATAGTGTCTGTAACTCCACATCCGATTGACTAACGCGTAATTGAAagaaaacatataaaattaactaggcaataGGTAAAATAAAGCAGTAaaagaaagcatataaaattagaGTGGTTCTAAAGCTAGCGTTcggaaaagaaataaatcaatagaGAAAAACCAATAAACAAGAACTAGATTATCTAGACAATGAACGAGAATCAAAGGCAAACAATATCTAACAAGTACACACTGAAAGACAAGAGAATAAATCTGTAAAAAAGCTATAAATCATACTATATTAAACTAGAGCAAGAACAAAATAGATTAATACGATAAATCTCAAATTGAGAGCATGAATCATCTATCTATCTAATCTAGATGTTTTGGTCTAGAGAAGAAGGATGAAGAGTGTAGAGAATTCTCTAAAAAACTAGAATGAAAGATGCCAAAAGCAAGCCCTGGCCGCCTCTTTAAATTTGCGCACAAAACTGTCAAAATCAAGACACGGCGGTCGCAGCCTCACGGCGCCACTTCCCTACGTAGTTTAGAGTCGGCGGGCACCACCTCCCGGCGGGTGCAGGCCACTGCACTGCgcattgtttttgttttggtccgttctccctcgtttcaagtcacTCCCTTAATGTATATGTAGATATATATGGATTCTCTGTATAAAAAATTTCTTTATGCAAAACTATGTTTTTGTGCTATATTAATTTTGGTAGTAAGAATTTGAACACGTTCATATTGttacaaattaaaatattaagttatttgtttaaatattttaataattatgttgaaattaaaaatttatttaaaacataGAAATTTCTCTTAaaattaaatcttaaatttaaaaCATAATAGTCCGAGGACTGGGAGTCTGGGATTAGCCTAGGACAATTGTTGACCAAGTAAATTAATACCCTCTCTATCTTAAAAAAGTGTGCAAATTTTATAGTTTTCGTTCGTCATATACATATGTGACATGTATACATTTTGTCATTCTTCAATCTCAATATTAACTAATattcttaaaatttgtatgcacattatttcataataaattaaaaggatGTTTGACTAAGCTTAGAGCATGTAGAATGGGGAGTTAAGGTGGGCTCTTAAATATGGTTCCCACCATTTAAGAGCCCACCCTCTATTATGGAAGATCCCACCCTTGActcttaaaattttaattttcattttaaaaataaaaatgcattacaatattaataataattaaaaattataatgaaaaattagaattaaatatagGATTATTTTGAAGCAACATTAAGTTGATTATTGAATCCCACATTGAGAAATGTAGGATTTTTTACAATATGTAGTACATTATAAATAGTGAAGTTACATTAAATTGAGTATTGAATCCTACATTtttgtgtagtacactataattagtgaagctacattaagttgagtattgaatcccacattgaaaaatgtaagattctctaccatgtgtaacGAGCCCCCAATTGTTGATGCTCTTATAATCTCTTAAACAACTTAAGCTCATTCCAAGTGTTTAAAAGTGTTTGaaaaataagttcttaaaaatttataaattataaaaataaactctaAGCGCTTATAAACtttccaaaaaataagtttaagGAACAcctattttacaaaaataactcaactatgattttttattttcatcgtatatcattctcattttatttcttttcgattttctttctctaattaaaaattctctctccaacttataagttcaattatccaaatagtttaacaatttataaattttaaatatatatatagggttaactgcatataatatcacgaactttgctcgaaattcattttccccacgatctttaaaaatttcattttttatcaaatactttgacatttgttcaatttccccACGATTTTTTTTTCCGATGACTGGAAAAATGACATAGCAGTGACttggatttaattttacacgtGACATTGACGtggaatatatatgaattttcaattacacatataatattaaatgataataaaaaagacctaatttcttttaatttctcatttttatccAGCAAAAGGAAATCAAAGATTGTTTTTGGCGTTAGAAAAAAATGATTGCTTTCCTTTCCACCACATCTGTCGAAGGGTTCCTCTCCAAACCAGTGTGGAAGTTTTCGTGTCGAGGTCTTCCAAACCAGTGACGCTGATTGCTTCGTGCTTCCAGTCTTCCAAACGAATACGCCGAGTGTTGGCGTCGATTGTTGGCGCCGGTGCTTCGCCCATGGGTGGCGCTGATTGCTGAAACGagggttttaatttttaaactGAAACGCATCGTTTAATTTATCGGAATGGTGTGTgtcggcgagccacatcagtGCCACGTCAATTCCGATTTGAGGGTAAAAAAAATTCGTGGGGAAATTGAATAAATgttaaagtatttgataaaaatgaaatttttaaagatcgtgggaAAATTGAATTTCGAGCAAAGTTCataatattatatgcaattatcTTAAAAAGcttttaaaatatcttataaggtccaaaaatttatatactctttaaaataagcttagccaaacaacTTAAGCTATCCTCTTACGAGtattactttgaaggattagtttgatagataaaaatagtaaattaatTTCTTGTTTACTTTTTTGGATTGAAACTTTAGGATATCACAagattattgattatttttatcatttaaatcaattttgcttgattcttatttCATTAAAAGGATCAGATTGGAGAAACTCTACTTAAAATAGTCAATCATACATTTTATCAATTCATGCAAAGCAAACGGCTGTCGACTGAAAGAGACTAAATTAAAAAAGAACGTTTTTGTCAAGATGGAAAGAGGGCGGCAGATTATTTATGGCCTGCAGTATGGAAGAGTCTTTTGAGTGCACAACGTTATTATGTTTGTAATCTCCTCAGCTTCTCACATTTGTCACTTCTCCGCTTAGCATCTTCTTCATCTATCATTGTCCTTTCCCCATTactttgtttttaatttaatatttaatttccTTCCCTTTGTTTAATGTCAAGTATTAATCAATGGCTTCCATTAATTTGTTCCACCTTTATTTCGACCACTCTTGTCTTCTTGTTTTATCCCCTTCTGCTGTATTTCTTAAGGTTTCAATGTTATATCCAAATTTCAACGTTGATCACTTCTTCTAGTAGTCTCAAAACAGAGCTTGGCTTTTACCGACTTGCATGTATCTTGACGAACAAGAAACTGATAGAAGGTACTTGCAGTTTGTAAATATGTGTGTGCTTGTTTGTTTGTGACGAAATACGAATTTCTGAAATTGATGAATCCATATTTTTCGGAATTCATCTATCTGAACTTGAACACAAATTTCAGTTCTGCAATTTCAATTAGCATTTGTTATTAGCTTTATTTGGTTGGTGCATGTGATGTTTCAAATTCTGTAATTTTGTGAATAACAAATACTACCATTTGAATAACCCCTTTTGACTAACTGTAAAAAGTTGAATGCAACTTTGCAAGCAGGTAGCTTCTACTAGACATATTTGATCTGAATGATAGGATCGACTGATAATATTCGAACTATGAGATGGTCAAACAAGTTTGAAATtaatcaatccatcaaaataaatggTAGATTATCTTGGattgtttttatatgtatatccatcttgcgtttactttggttgtaaaattttcattggaaaatgatggataagaaaagatgagaaaatattatattttcctCCCTTTTTATTATACTAGCTGAAAGAaacgtacgttgtacgtgtaattaatattatcttatttgataatttattattttagaaaatctattaactcattacttttattagatagtTTGTTGAatgaatatatttatctataagccttatcaatagctatacttatatatcacatagatttagtgtaatatctaatgaattaatatattcttataaatatataatatgtaaaataaccttaaaataaaatatgtaataggggtaaaataggcaatccacaagttatGCCTTAGGATgtcttaggctctttttctattagtatagatgtttactagagatgaaaatattggaaaatattGGTAAATATTTTCGCACCACTAGCTAAAGATAATATATTATCCAACGTTTGGAGAGAAAATAAGTGAAAGGAGCGGCCCGAGAAAATATTCCACCTTGCttggagaaaattttctatcatagtaaacatgtgaaaatggtgaaaatgtatgttttctctcattttccatcaaagtaaaggGACCCTAATAAGATTGCATTTGTCGCATTTGTTGAAACAGGTAAATGTGAGGTGAAAagataaagagtaaaatggCAATGTCATTGGAAGACCTTTTGGCTGAGGAAGGTTTCAAGAGGAggaaagacaaaatgaaggccAGAGCTTCCTTTGCTTTGGAACGGAGAAGTGGCCCTCTTTACATGGAACAGGAAAGGCATGTATCTGGTTCTCTGCTGGCTGTGAGGAGAACTGAGAGGACGAGATCTGATATACCTCGTTCCGATTTTAAAGCAGAATTCTCAACAAGTGGCAGCTTTTCAGTGAGGAAGCCAAGGGACAATCTTAGCAGGGATAGAGGAATTGTTATGAATGAtggaagaagaagccatggagATTTACTGGATGCAAAGAGATTCAGCACTAGTACAGAGATAACCGAGGTGATTCGGAGTGATGGGATAGTTGAGGAGGGAATTGACAGGTCTTATAAAGACATATACTCGAATAAAGTTTATGGTCACATCAAACATGAAGGGAATGATTCAGCTCCTTTGAATGGTATAGTGATGGAAAACAAGAAAGATAAGAACAACTCCTTTAAGCATACTTATCCTCATGCTGATCACCGGAGTTACAGGGATACTAATCCAAGAAGCGTCAGACGACCTCAGAGCTCCGAAAGAAGATCATCAAACAAAGTTGTTGAAATTAGTGGCAACAAATTTGATGAAAGTAGAAGCATAAGACAAAACAAGCTTGACGAGGTTCAAGCTGCCCCTGCTCTTGATGAAGCCGCCGTTAAAGCAATCATTTCCATCTTCAGTGGGCATGCCAAGCGGTTTCTTGACGATGAGGATTTCAGGACATCTCTTCATCATAGTACTTTTGCTTCCCTCAATTTGATCGGAGTTGATGAGAGCCTGAGCACTGAGAGCAAAGTCGTGGAAAATCTCGAAGAAGCTATAGAGACCATTGAAAAAGCTGCAGAGGAGGAGAGTGCAAACTTGAAGGAATTGAAAAGGGCATCACTACAGCTTAGTGTGATCGCGGGATTAAACTCGAGTGATATCAGGGATGGATTCACATCTGGAGTTCCTAATCTAAGGCTGTCAGCTTGTGCTCATCTCTATCTCAGTGTAATATATATGCTGCAAAGAAAAGATAAGGTTGCAGCAAAGCATCTTGTTCAAGTATTCTGCGACTCCCCATTCCAGGCGCGGACACTCTTGCTGCCTGATTTGTGGGACCATGTATTTCTTCCTCATCTCTTGCATTTGAAGGAATGGTATGATAAGGAAACTTACGCGGTGCCAGATTCCCCTGTTTTGATGAATCCGAAGCTTCGGGACAAAGCTTATAGCAAAAGTCTGGATTCAGGAACCTATCAATTTGCAATGTACTATAAAGATTGGATGATAGATGGGGTCGGAGAACCTGCAGTCCCTGTTATCAGAGTTCCTTCTTTCTCTGTTCAGTTGATGCTAAGGGGAGGCTTGCTCGGCCATACGAGTAGTCCTGCTAGTCACGTCTCGCCTCAGCCAATGGTCAGTAAAGAACTGTACAATGAAGTGTTTAAGCTTTCAGATAAGCCTCGAGTCGAATCTGATTTTAACGAAGAAGAAAACTTTGACAGCACTGCTGCTAGAAACTCCAATAGTCCAGCTCCAGAAGACAAACAGCTAATTTTGTGCACTAATGACTCGGTCATACAAGCAAATAAAGAAGCCGAATCTCCCACTGTAAGTGATCAAATCTCAAAATTTGTATGAATCAAGGATTCAATGCACTAAAACATTGGGGCCTTGTTCTTGGtaatgcagagagagagagagagagaaagaattgcAGAATCTTGAAATCTGATTCTTTTTACTAATATATACTTGAATGAGTGATATAATTTTCTGGATACAAATTTTCTTCAATAGAATTAGAGATTCTCTTCCAACTTATGTCTGGTTTTTCAAAAGTCGATGCTTTTGATTCTACATTTAACTTAACatcgattttaatttttttctttgaatTATTTTGACTTCAAAATCCATTTCAgtatttcacaattttaagaaTGCTGTTGATCGTGCCTCTAATTTAGTTCTAGTATTACTTTGTGCAAAAATCCCTAACTAGTAaacctattaaaaaaaaaaaaaatctcatgtTTTCAAGTGCGTGGTTTGGAAATAATGTAGCCTTGTACTTAGTAGTTTGCATCTTTTCCTTATGTCAAGCCAGAATATGTTCAGGCTATGACTTATTACTATGTTTGCCTATGTATTTTGAGAGGATATAGCAAGTTCTAAAAGAATCTCTCATATTAATGTAGAATAATATACCTGAAGTAGCATGGATAATGCATTCAGAGGATTCATCAGGAGAAGAAAATCGTCGAGGAAATTTACACGTATCATATAAGATTCAAGCACTACCTCCTGCAAAAGATAACAATCTTGTAATCGAGATGGAACAAACTGAAGATTCAGATCATCATTCTACACCAAGGTTCTTACCACATCCTGAAGATGCTTCAGACCATGTAGTATCGGTATGCTATATCTGCTGCTGAACTTCCACACGATAAACACACACCTGTTATCAGTCAGATATgatatcatgattttttttattgttcttcATGCAGGAAAACAAACTGGAACTTTCTATTCGAGGTTGCTAATAAAAAATCTCAATTATCGACTCTTTTTGGCGTTCTTCTCCCTGAAACTTTTATTTAGCTAATTATTGTCATGCAGAATTGCAGGAGAACTATGAATACTTCACTGGAAAACCTGTTCGGTGTAGCATCCCAAAAGATTTTGTTTGCCCCTTGACGGGGCTTCTTTTTAAAAATCCGGTGACTCTCGAGACTGGTGAAACTTTCGAGCATGAAGCTATAGCAGACTGGTTTAGTACTAAAGGATGCTTCACGTGTCCCGTCACTGGAAAAACATTACAATATGAGGCTGTCCCACCTACAAATCTCATTCTGAAGCGTATTATTGATAAATGGAAGACAGATCATATT comes from Salvia miltiorrhiza cultivar Shanhuang (shh) chromosome 3, IMPLAD_Smil_shh, whole genome shotgun sequence and encodes:
- the LOC131013944 gene encoding putative E3 ubiquitin-protein ligase LIN-1; amino-acid sequence: MAMSLEDLLAEEGFKRRKDKMKARASFALERRSGPLYMEQERHVSGSLLAVRRTERTRSDIPRSDFKAEFSTSGSFSVRKPRDNLSRDRGIVMNDGRRSHGDLLDAKRFSTSTEITEVIRSDGIVEEGIDRSYKDIYSNKVYGHIKHEGNDSAPLNGIVMENKKDKNNSFKHTYPHADHRSYRDTNPRSVRRPQSSERRSSNKVVEISGNKFDESRSIRQNKLDEVQAAPALDEAAVKAIISIFSGHAKRFLDDEDFRTSLHHSTFASLNLIGVDESLSTESKVVENLEEAIETIEKAAEEESANLKELKRASLQLSVIAGLNSSDIRDGFTSGVPNLRLSACAHLYLSVIYMLQRKDKVAAKHLVQVFCDSPFQARTLLLPDLWDHVFLPHLLHLKEWYDKETYAVPDSPVLMNPKLRDKAYSKSLDSGTYQFAMYYKDWMIDGVGEPAVPVIRVPSFSVQLMLRGGLLGHTSSPASHVSPQPMVSKELYNEVFKLSDKPRVESDFNEEENFDSTAARNSNSPAPEDKQLILCTNDSVIQANKEAESPTNNIPEVAWIMHSEDSSGEENRRGNLHVSYKIQALPPAKDNNLVIEMEQTEDSDHHSTPRFLPHPEDASDHVVSENKLELSIRELQENYEYFTGKPVRCSIPKDFVCPLTGLLFKNPVTLETGETFEHEAIADWFSTKGCFTCPVTGKTLQYEAVPPTNLILKRIIDKWKTDHIEPLLALLSQVTSGSDGVIEVDYNTVICILGELLQVMSKEERIIHTRRVISLGGLQLLSIRFDTSDAEEKMFILALLCSCIDADADCRNWIARNINKSNLLEVLQSEELESRKNAVLLLAKLVCFNRRSRAKCFLEGLGDEELLNAMDHLNMYLQTCPLEQTPLVAILILHLDLLSGIHTSNIYRQKAVDALSTALIRSLTDDEKIQKKCCRALLILGGFFSSSGKLMTEDWILKLAGFLNGPDWDVADDHTTVDGVTTVDSVSEDDEEEAAREKWLKSLSASLLGDGKKSFLEAVSKCLSLGKSGLVRVCLTTVAWLSFSLASLHDTKYQLSAFSALISPLKQYLEYGVLVEQRILASLSLLNFSTIPECRILLMKIADEIGPCLDDLAEVTWTATELYAIIYGQRR